Within the Erigeron canadensis isolate Cc75 chromosome 6, C_canadensis_v1, whole genome shotgun sequence genome, the region aaaaattatgattcggaacgagcttcgcccttaaggatattcataaaccaaaggtagtgggggtgataggtcattgagggtgataggtcaaagggtgataggtcatagggggtgaccggtgatgggtgatctacctaacaggctccgcccttagccgctaggCTCtgcccttggccaccatggctccgACATGGATTGACGGACTCCacccttaaccttcattgttgtgtacataagttcatttactaatttacatgtgaaaacaatgattctACAAATGTGTAGGTACATAAGtataagaggaaaaaaaaaagaaaattaaaaagtcatcaaaatatatcgaattggatctctaatgaaagaggatgaaattttaagactacccatgctttttgtttcgtctaacgatttacggtttgtgagataaaacattttgaatgatttaagtgaattttattatttaattgaagagggggaaagagagaaaaaatgtgTGATCCAGAATGgttattgagttttttttatttgtggatTTTAAATAAccgttcatatatatatatatagacgaATATATAATGGAAATCATTAGTGTATGATGTAAAAACCTGTTGATCAGACGATATTGAGGAAGAAGATCGTGGGAGCGATTTCACTGGAGAAGGAGAAGAAGTAGCTGGAATATTCCCATCATCTTTCTTCCTAAAAGACTTTTCACCATcatatatttctattttttggGGCAGGGGTTGGGGCAGAGCCGGTGAATTTGAAACTTGTTTCACTAGTAGTGGATCAAACTGATCAGACAAAGCCTTATCAGCCAACAAAAACCGCGAAGAAGTCGCAGGACTAATAAAATCACCAGGCCTAGTACATCCCCATCCAAGCAACACACTTCCTGGTTTTTTTACAACATggctatttttatttataataacttgtTGGTCGCTATTTTCGTCCGCAAATGTGATGTTTTTGCACTTTTGGTCCTGCTTATTTTCTTTAAGTTGTCTAGTCTTGTTTTTGTTCTTGTTGTTATGAGTGTTGGAAGTAGGAGGGATAATTGGTAAGGTTTTTGTGAGTCGTTTTTCGTCTTGGATGATGGGGTTGTGGCGGTCAATTGCTCGGCCGCCATTATTATTGGGGGAAGAAGGATGGTGGTGATCAATGTCGGAATTATTCATGGTGGTGATGGCAGCTTGTGAAGCACAGAATATATCTATAGTTTTCATTGTGAGTTAGAGTTGAGTTTTGTTTTGGTGTTGTAGTGTTGTTTTACAACTAATGATAATAAGTGGTGCTGGTGGTGCTTTTGAGCTATAGAATCTGTTTAGAAAAACATGCACACTTGACCGTTTTTTAAACAATTTCCaatatttctttttatcttaaaagtatgaaattatatttttttttttatattttgaaactacAACAAATCAGTTGTCATATTTTTAAAGGTAGTAACggataaatatttaatatccACACGGGGTGCACCCACGCTGGTTTGCTTCCTGGCAAACTCTAACactgtattgtttagtttaattaagtGTGGAGAGGGGAGGAGGGGATAGGAGAgtgaaaactataaaattaattcttaacatttttttaagtgtggaaaGGAGATGAGTGGAGAGGATAAAATCCTTCTTTAAGATTTTTTAAGTGTGGA harbors:
- the LOC122604026 gene encoding protein SODIUM POTASSIUM ROOT DEFECTIVE 2, whose amino-acid sequence is MKTIDIFCASQAAITTMNNSDIDHHHPSSPNNNGGRAIDRHNPIIQDEKRLTKTLPIIPPTSNTHNNKNKNKTRQLKENKQDQKCKNITFADENSDQQVIINKNSHVVKKPGSVLLGWGCTRPGDFISPATSSRFLLADKALSDQFDPLLVKQVSNSPALPQPLPQKIEIYDGEKSFRKKDDGNIPATSSPSPVKSLPRSSSSISSDQQVVVLRVSLHCKGCEKKMRKHISKMEGVTSFNIDFMAKKVTVVGNITPLAVLASISKVKNAKLLTPTTISSSTVPHMDSSFSEIKKQLGLIA